One window of the Trifolium pratense cultivar HEN17-A07 linkage group LG2, ARS_RC_1.1, whole genome shotgun sequence genome contains the following:
- the LOC123908294 gene encoding structural maintenance of chromosomes protein 5-like: protein MDPINERKMFQQLVRAASKPNTPQCFLLTPKLLPDLQYSEACSILNVMNGPWIEQPSKIWSTTSDQWSIITGHVEC, encoded by the exons ATGGACCCAATAAATGAAAGGAAAATGTTTCAGCAATTAGTGAGAGCAGCAAGCAAGCCAAATACACCACA GTGTTTCTTACTTACCCCAAAGTTGTTGCCAGATCTGCAATATAGTGAGGCATGCAGTATATTGAATGTAATGAATGGCCCTTGGATTGAGCAACCCTCAAAGA TCTGGAGTACCACTAGTGATCAATGGAGTATTATCACTGGACATGTTGAATGTTAA